Genomic window (Trichomycterus rosablanca isolate fTriRos1 unplaced genomic scaffold, fTriRos1.hap1 scaffold_264, whole genome shotgun sequence):
ATGTACAAGTCATTTTCACAttcaattatgtttttatttaattttagccaAATATGTGTTGAATGTCTTTTGGTTTCTGACAAATATGATGATAAATTGTCCTTATACCATATTATAACCCCCCCGGAGTCTCTACCATGTTTtatattgctgtgttttatagaGGGCAGCAGAATTTCCCTGTAATTtgggggacagtgagtgttggtgTTATCTTTACACCATGTTTCAATTAGTATGATAATGTCTTGGCCAGAAATGCatgttaaaaaatctaaatttgtGGTTTTAAAACCAAATGTTGAGGAATATAGTCCTTGAATGTTCCAGGAAGAGATTGTAAGAGATTTCATTCTAAGTAAACTATTAAATATTGATTATTAGCCATATACAACAGAAAgcaacagtaataattaagttaattaagtatattaagtatataaatataaaaaggatATATTGTTTTGTGTAATTATCCAACAAGTCTGCAGACGAGCTGGAGCAGCTGCCTCACTTCCTCAAGGGCTGGATGGTCTGGTTGTTTAATACCAGATACAACCTGTGCATAGGAGGGTTGTTGGCAGGTTGGTGGTAGAGCCTCTGCTGCAGTGATGCGCCGGGATCTGCTGGATTCTGCAGTGAGATGCTGGGATCTGCTGGATCCTGCAGTGAGATGCTGGGATCTGGTCGGTGCTGCAGTGAGATGCTGGAATCTGGTTGGTGCTGCAGTGAGATGCTGGAATCTGGTTGGTGCTGCAGTGAGATGCTGGAATCTGGTTGGTGCTGCAGTGGGATGCTGGGATCTGGTCGATGCTGCAGTGGGACGCTGGGGTTTGGTGGACACTGTGTTGCTGGATGTGGCTCTACTGTGTCCTGCATTACTGGGAGTGGCTCTGTTTGGTCTGCCTCTCTTGGGTTGCACTGTACTCTTAGGCCTATGATTTATATCATGAGGATAAGGCGTCGTTAACCCTGGGCTTTGTACGGCTCCTCCCAGATCATATGCTAACATCCAGATGTTGTTTTTGTCCACATGTACATGGTCATGTAGGTGTTCTGGAGTTAGCGCTGGGTGATGGGCAATTGTAATGCCCGTGATCTTGGCACATTCTCTGCTGACAGCATCATTAATGTCCTTGATCATCTCACAGGGAATGTCTCGTCGTGGGAGTAAGGTAGAGATGGTGATGTTGGCTTTTGGGAATTCTTTACGAGCTTTTTGAGCCATTTGTACCACCATCAGTGACAGACTTTTCCCACAAGAGTGAAGCTGGTTTGTTCCTGTGTGTATGATGATGTTATCAGGTGCACCTATCTGTGTATGATGAAGCAGATTATGTGCTGCCTGGGTTGTGGGACACCAGAATTTCCCCACTCTGTGTGTTGGGAACATCTGCCTGTGTCTCAGAAATTTCCCATTAGAGTCAATGAGAATGGCTGTTTTAGGAGGACAAAGTGAGGCTGAAGATGGGTGGAGCCCCGAATCATTCTGAGCACCGCTGGAGGGGCGGATCTCTGGTTCTTTTTGTGTAGTGCTGGAGGGGCGAAGCTCAGACTCTTTCTGCACACCGCTGGAGGGGCGGGGCTCTGGctcattctctctcacacacacacacacacacacacacactctctctctcacacacacactctctctctcacgcacacacacacacacacacacacacacacacacacacacacactctctctctcacacacacactctctctctcacgcacgcacacacacacacacacactctctctctctctcactcacacacacacacacacacacacacacacacactctctctctcactcacacacacacacacacacactctctctctcactctcacacacacacacacacacacacactctctctctcacacacacactctctctctcactcacacacacacacacacacacactctctctctcacacacacacacacacacacacactctctctctcactcacacacacacacacacactctctctctctctcacacacacacacacacacacacactctctctctctcactcacacacacacacactctctctctctctcacacacacacacacacacactctctctctcactcacacacacactctctctctcactctcacacacacacacacactctctctctcacacacacacactctctctctcactcacacacacacacacacacacacacactctctctctctcactcacacacacacacacacacactctctctctctctctcacacacacacacacacacacacactctctctctcactcactcacacacacacacacacacacacacacacacacacactctctctctcactcacacacactcccccGGAATGACCTTCAGCAGGACTTTGGAGTGTGGCTGTGTGAATTTGGCCGTGGTTAGCTGAAGgagcattttctctctttttctcccagtttagtcgtagccagtttctcttcctctgctggagagcAGTACTAGTTCAGTAATCTAGAGCAGAAACCAGTCGTGGTAAAAACAGGTCAAATGCTAGAACTGGTTGAAAAGATCTGGGGGTGAATAGGGGCGGGGGTAAGAATCTGGGGTGTAGTCGgggttctgtgtgggtttgagTTCTCTCTGGAAGCTCCACACATTCTTCTGAGGTCAAACTTTCCCAGTTTGCTTATTTAAGCCAGTCTGATTTATTATGGtggtgtgggagtgtgtgtgtgagtgtgtgtgtgtgtgtgggagtgtgtgtgagtgtgtgtgtgtgtgagtgtgtgtgtgtgggagtgtgtgtgtgtgagtttgtgtgtgtgtgtgtgtgagtgtgtgtatgtgtgagtttgtgtgtgtctgtgagtgtgtgtgtgtgagtttgtgtgtgtgtgtgggagtgtgtgtgtgtgagtttgtgtgtgtgtgtgtcatctgcatctTCTGTTGGTACCAGACCCCACAGCCTTCACCTCCTCTGGTTCGTCCCTCCTCGGACCGCTGTGGGTGGGGACTCACCACCCTGCTGACGATCTGGTCTTGATCAAAGTTCCTCAGAGCTTTATGGTGATCagatctgctggctgatggttTCAGGTGGCGTCCGTATATTTTAGACGTGATGTCTGATAATAGATCGTCTGTCTGCACCTCCTCTGAACACGTGTTCTTCACGACCTAGACGAATGACACCCCTACACGCTTGTTTCCATAGCAACTGGTTCCCGTTTTCTCACCTTTCGGGATGGTGTCTCCGCAGGAAGTGACCTCACGCCGAGCAACCAGATGGTTGTTCTGCATGTCCAAAAACAGCACGGGCTTCAGATGAGGACGTCCGGACCCGACTCTAACCTTCAGGAGAAAGTTCAGACTGCAGGAGAACTGTTAATAATGTGAATAAATACTGAGCGCAGTGATGTGCAGACGTGTTCCTGTGTTCAGGGACCTGGATCATGGTTACCATGGTAATCCATCATCTTTCCTCCACTTATCGAGGGTTTGTGACCCTTCAGCAGATCTTCAGCTGAGCAACCGGATCAGACGACGCTTCATCCTCCTGTTTGTTCTTCATAATGCACAACATGTTTACAAAAGGAGACGGTGTGtgtactgcaggcaggtcagtctagcacctgaGAGCCATGCTTGTATAAGAGAGGGAGGAGGTCGTGATGTATTAATGTCCAGGGTTTTGGAATGTgacgtcaaacaagctcatgatcagacGTCTAAATTCTTTTGGCTTTACAgtgaattttaattaaaaaactgctgattgtttttgtttttttatttaattatgatacagattttatattataaaatcacattatattattatattattttattattattatattatattattttattattattattatattattattattattttattattattatattatattgttattattattattatattatattattattattttattattattatattatatgttgttattattattattattatattattattatattactttattattattattttattattattattattatattatattattattatattattatattattattattgtattattttattattattattattattataaaagttCTCAATACTtcataaatcatttttatttattttatatatttattgtttttaagatTATAGATTAGATTAATACAGAGGAACATGCTGATAAATGCTGCTGTATAACAAGATGctcataatataaataaatatacactgtatggccaaaagtatttggacgcctgaccgtgagcttgttggacgtcagtattaaaacagagcgacccTCTGTGAGATCCCCTcatctagaacaacagccgctctactatataataataatagtaataataataaattaatattaacaaatagtaataatagtaaaatgataacattaataatagtaTATCAGTATCATCAGTaatcagtataataataataattaataataacaataacaataataataataacaataataataataaataatcataataataatttaaaaataataataattcaatcataataataacagtattattaataataataataataataataaataatctgacATGATGTTGTGGATGTTATGGTGCAGAAAAGTAAAAGCAGCACTGACTCACAGCAGCAAAGCTTTTTATTACAGTAAAGCCTTTGATATGATGATAAAGCTTCTATATGTAATAATTCCATACGATAGATGCATATTGATCTGGTGCGTGTGGAACGTCCTGGTTTACGTTACAGATTCTGTTAACACGGCAGCGTTTTATTCTCCAGCTGGACTGAAGCGTCTGTGTGAAGGTCAATTCATGCACACGAGCGGCGTCCAGAACCTCAGAGCAGAAGATCAGGAGGGATCGGGAGGACGAGGAAATACGGAGCACCGGGTCAGAATGCTTATAAAATACTGACGTGTTTACAGGGAAACACGTGTCAGCCAGATCCAGACCTGTCAAACTACACAGGAATAAAGGATTCACGAGAAGATCGTCGATTACAGCACATCGTGTCCTGACCgtccttttattattaataatatttaactacagactggctgtgtctcaaatcacaCACTAATaccatcacaaaaaaaaaagaaccgaACATTAGATtagtattttactattttatttctgcatgacCTCCCttgttctcccaatttagtcgtagccagttcctttacctctgctggagaccctgatggtgtacaaggagggtatattttcctgacacgccctccctccgacgcatgggttcttacacagcgtttaaaactctgcccactttttagtcccgtcttttctcacccagcagactagatggccaattttgtctgctgcactgtctgcactgccaaacgtgcctgctagggggcgcccagctgactggtagcagagctgagatccgaACTCAAAGAGGCCAGGACATttggtcatttccaattcccttcTTCTGCTTCTTCTGGCGTATGTCCTTAGACCTTCAGCTCTGTTGTTGCTAGCCAGTCTAGTGTTTCGTCATCCAGATCTGTTAACCCACGAGCGCCATTCGGTGGCCGGAATTTGGGGCAGCTGGTCATCACATGTTCCACTGTCTGTAATGGGTCCCCACATTCACAGTGGGCACTGTCTGCAAGACCCCACTTCTGCATCACTGCTCCAAAGCGTCCCACCCCTGTCCTCAAGCGATTAAGGGTTGTCCACTCCTTACGGGTGAGGTGCTGGCCAGGAACATCTGTTGGATCTTTAATATAGTAATGAAGCGTAGATTCATTCAATTCCCTAATCCAGTTTCTCTGCCACTGGCACTAGCACCCGCCTCTTCCAACACATGAGAAGTCGCCGAAagcttctttacaccagtcaGCAGTGGATTCCGTAGTGGAAACCGTATCCCACCTCCCTAATTTGGACACGCCCAACTGTGTCTGTTAAGCACCTGTCCAGGTTGGTAGCACCACTAAAACTCTCTTTTAACGCCCATCTGATTTTCTCTGACCCGCCAAAACGTACCCGGCATCAACGACATCCAATAGATCTTTCAGCCTCACGTCAGCAGCGCTACAGAATAGCAGTTAGCATGAACGCTCTTGggagggtggtcctaatgttttggctcaactATTAAACGTTATACAGTCCAAATTCATGTTATATACGATTATAAACGATTAATATCGCTGTTTTAATGTAATAACAGTTACCTAGCTAAACGATCCGCTACGGCATGTTGCTATAGAAGTTTACAGCTGCACAGTGGTGCCACCTACAGGTGAAAGTAAGAAATGTCCAATAAATGCGTCCAGGAGAGACGCTGCAGGCTGGATTTAATCAAAGGGTTTAATATGAGGTATAAAATCATTTCAAGTCGTGATGTGTGATTTGAGACAGCGAGACAGGTctgtacttttattaataagGAATGATGAAGTCTCGAGAACATGTTAAAGCACGGCTGGTTTCAGAATCGGGGCAGTTTACTAGCAAATAATGCAGGTTAAAATATAAACATCCTACGTCTGATACTTCTGGtcttattgtgattattattttctatgattattaatattaataatgatgttgGTTGGGGGTTAATAAAACGCAGGTGGATTTAGGACTGGACGGCAGGATTTGTTACGCTGCCCTCTGTGCTCACACAGGTTATAAAACCTTATAAAGGTGATATGTGCTTCATGTATTCAGGACggacacagagaaacagacgacCTTCCTGCACCGAGACCCTGAACAGGTGGTACAGGGTTTAAAATCCCAGATTaaagacacacagagacagattATTAACTCTATATGGTACGTGTGGTTAATCTGACAGAGAGAATACTGATACGGTTATAATAAGAGTGAGAGGAGCGGTTATTAGCGTGACGTGAGGTCAGTATTATTGTTAGCTCATGCAGCGCTACTAGGACGGTGTTTAATCATGCATGCACTATTATTTATCCTATCGTACGCTAGAATATATCTCATATTAAAGGAAGCGCGGGTGTGAATACTTCTGTCTGTACACGAGCGTACGAGCTCTCCAGCATCATGACAACGGCAGGAAATCATTTAGACATAAATCAGAACGATACAGGTCAGGTACAGTGGCAGTGAGAGTCTCTTTGGTGACCTGCATCAGtggaaaccccccccccccccccccataacaaaaaaaaaaccaaaaaccctcaacacccccccccccccttcccccaaacacacacaaccttACAGACCCTCACACACCAGGGCCGTAGcatttcattatttcattagCATTCCGCTAACTCAATCACATCACGACTCATTTGCTATCACACTCGGCTGCCGGTAGCCTAGCATGCTAATTAAGGTACAAGTGCTACTATTAGTGCTAACAAGCTAGCCGGCTATTGCATAAATAATCCAGAACTCTTAATCGCTTCATTTTAAACTGATAAACAAAACTAGCTAGAAACTACAGgtctaaatatctaaatataattGCAGTTTATTTTGCTGAGTCAGATTGCTACCACCGATGCTAAGCTAAGCACAGAATGAACTCGGGAAGCAGAATCCTTCATTTATTTTGGGGAGTTTGGGGTTAATTGCTGCTGCAGGCTGAGCTGAACAAAAACACGACCAAATTATTTATTCAGATGTTCTGATTCATCTGATTTAGCCTTATAATGGGTTGTTATTTCATTTCTTAAATTAGTCGCTTACAGACGTTAATGTCCTCATGGACGGAGGGTGGCAGTGCCCAGGAATCAGTTTCTGACCATAATTAATAGCAAAATGTCAATAACTGACGAAGGTGAGAAATATCGTTATACTTGGAGGTACGGATGGCATTTAGGGATCAAGTTGGGTCTAATCAAGCTTGGGTCATCTGTACCAAAGGGTATTGGTTCCTTTTCCTTGGTGGTGGGTTTAAGTGTCACATAGTTTCAGAATTTAGTTCAGTTCTGGTTGAAAGGTTCTGGAACCTCAGTGGAACTACACATCTAAGTGCTCTGTTAAAGGGCTCAAACCACGCCCGCTACACCCAGTCTGATTATCTATGTTCTGGCTACGGCCTGGTCCTCATTATCCCTCCCAGAGACATAAAACAAACCCAAACCAATAAAACAACGTCCACAGTCCGAGCGTAGTataaatattgtgtgtgtgtgtgtgtgtgtgtgtgtgtgcattaataATGCGCTGAGTAACATTTACTTCATCAGATCCCAAAATCCAAGTCCACCATCAAGACCCTTTCTGTACTTTAATCAACTATTGGTCCGAATAAAATTGGTGCAGTGGTATTGGCCAATCAGAATGTTTCTCTATTCCAGGGGTTGGTGGGTCAGGTATAAATCCCAGCCTGAAGGTTCTCACAAGGACAAAATAATTGAGCTGTTGTTGCCTTCTGGATAAATATGATGGTATTTAGACCAGCACTATCTTGGACATCTATGAGCTTAGTGTACGTAAATGGGCACTTGGTGTCTCCTCCAAGTGTGCCATGCTGCCCCATGAGTTGAAGGTTGGAACACTTGGCAGCTTCAAGTACAAAACTGGCATCTCTGGTAGTGGGAATGGTGGCATGTCTTTCTCCCTTATAAAGGAGACAGCGCCCATCTTGGCCGCTTGGGGTGCCACCTTTCCAAAAGGGAGCCACTGCCTGTGGGAGTCAAAGCTTGCCAAGTCACCCAATATTCTCAAAGCTGGTTGATGTTACGGTGCAGCTTAAGCTCTAGTTGGTGGCGTTTTGGATAAACATCACCCCTCGACTGTCCTTCCAGACTGGTCACTTTTGTGCAACATGGCAACTTCAGCAACTGTGTCTGAAGTAACGATGATAGCTAAATTGGCAGCATGTTTATAAGTCAGTCGCTTACAGACGTTAATGCCATCGTGGACGGAGGGTGGCAGTGCCCAGGACCATAATTAATGCCAAAATGTCAATAACTGACAAACTAGTGGTGGTGGGTTTAGGTGTGACAGAGGAAACCTAGAGGACTCATCCCTGACCCCCCTACCTAAAGAAATTTAGGTTACATTAAAACCTGAATGTATTTAACCCCCATGAAGTGATGCTGGCACTGGGCAGAAGTCGTCGTGCCCGGACTTGGTGGCAGACTTGGACTTTAGGAACTGATCACGCTATTTTGGGTCCACAATCACAGACAGGAATGTAACGTTAGCATTAGTGTTATATATGGAATGATATAGTGGCTGGCAGTCGCTTGCGTACGGTCACTCGTTAGCTTGTGCGTGGCCGTGGTGTAGCTCTTCACCCCCTGTGGGTCGAGAGGGGCGTCCTCTTGGAGCTGGCAGTTTAATGATGGTCCCTTGTGCTACGATTCATAGCGGTTTGGCTACAATTTGGGCTACAAGCAGGGGTACATGGTGGCGTAAATGGTGCATAAAGGATTAAGGTAATGGTGAAGGGCGCTGGTACCTTAGAGTTCTTCAAAGTCACTCCTGGAATACAGTCAGAGACATTCAGACGGTCCTTGGTGCACCTGGGTTCTTCTGTGGTACATTAAACTAGAACAAGCTGGTCAATCCATCCCAGAAGTCCAGCTATACATCGGTGAGCATCTTGGTAATGTTGACGTAGTTGGTGTTGGCGAGGGTGCAGTTGCCCGTTTTAAGGTTCTCCTCGCGGAAATCCTCGTTGCTGTTATTGACGGCCTCCTGAATCTCCATGTAGTCGGACTTGCTCATGGTGGAGATGCTCTGGCTCTTCTTGAGTTCCTCTGAGTCTATCTTAGGAACGCTGGTCACGTTGAGGTACTGCGCCTGCTCCTCACCCTCCGTCTCTCTGTGGTAGAAGTAGTTGAAGTTTGAGACGATGACCGGCACGGGCAGAGCGATGGTCAGGACGCCGGCGATGGCGCACAACGAGCCGACGATTTTACCGCCGATGGTGGTGGGAACCATGTCTCCGTATCCGACTGTGGTCATGGACACCACGGCCCACCAGAAAGCGTCTGGGATGCTAACGAACTGTGAGTCCGGTTCATCCGCTTCTGCGAAGTAGACGGCGCTGGAAAAGAGGATAACTCCGATAAACAGGAAGAAGATGAGCAACCCGAGTTCTCTCATACTCGCCTTCAGGGTCTGTCCTAAAATCTGAAGACCTTTGGAGTGGCGAGACAGCTTGAAGATCCGGAAAACACGAACGAGTCTGATGACTCTGAGAATCGCTAAGCTCATGGCCTGCTGACCTTGCTGACCGTCTTCCGGACTCTCGGCCAGTTCCGTCCCCAGTGTTATAAAATATGGAATGATGGCGACGATATCGATGATGTTCATGATGTTCACGAAGAATCCCGCTTTGCTTGGGCAGGCGAAGAACCGGACCAGGAACTCGAAGGAGAACCAGATGATGCACAGCGTCTCCAGGATAAAGAAGGGATCGGTGAAGTAGGTGGACTTGTAGCGCATGGTGGAGTTGTTCTCGCTGTTGTAGACTTTGTGGTTCTCCATGTCATCGCTACGGAAAATGGGAAGCGTTTCCAGGCAGAAGCTGACGATGGAAATCAGGATGACCTTCACTGAGATGATGGCAATGATCCGGGCGGGGCCGGAGCTCTCGGGATACTCGAAGAGCAACCAGACCTGCCTCTGGAACTCATTCTCAGGTAAAAGTTTCTCTTCCTCTTTGATGAATCCTTCATCCTCCCGAAAAATCTCAATGGCCTCTTCGCCCAGCTCGTAAAACCGTATCTCCTCGGAGAAGATGTCCAGGGTCACGTTCACGGGCCGCCGCAGTCGCCCGCCTGACTGGTAATAATACAGAATGGCGTCGAAGCTGGGTCGGTTCCGGTCGAAGAAGTACTCGTTCCGCAGGGGGTCGAAGTAGCGCATCCGTTTCTTGGGATCCCCGAGTAACGTGTCGGGGAACTGCGACAGGGTCTTGAGCTGCGTCTCAAATCGCAGACCCGAGATGTTGATGACGACGCGCTCGCAGTACTCATGGTCAGCCTCGGGGTCGTAGGTGTCCTGAGGTTGCCCCGGATGAGCCGCCGCTTCGTCCATCGGGTCGCCCGTGGCCACCGTCATGATGAGAAGGTCTTATTCAGGAAGATCTTACGAGGGAAGGGTTGGGTACGTTCAACACCCCCGTCTAGATCCTCTCAAACATCAGGTGAAGATCTGAGATGAGCTGTAAAAAGCAGAAAGAATCTCAGAAAATGCA
Coding sequences:
- the LOC134307295 gene encoding potassium voltage-gated channel subfamily A member 2, coding for MTVATGDPMDEAAAHPGQPQDTYDPEADHEYCERVVINISGLRFETQLKTLSQFPDTLLGDPKKRMRYFDPLRNEYFFDRNRPSFDAILYYYQSGGRLRRPVNVTLDIFSEEIRFYELGEEAIEIFREDEGFIKEEEKLLPENEFQRQVWLLFEYPESSGPARIIAIISVKVILISIVSFCLETLPIFRSDDMENHKVYNSENNSTMRYKSTYFTDPFFILETLCIIWFSFEFLVRFFACPSKAGFFVNIMNIIDIVAIIPYFITLGTELAESPEDGQQGQQAMSLAILRVIRLVRVFRIFKLSRHSKGLQILGQTLKASMRELGLLIFFLFIGVILFSSAVYFAEADEPDSQFVSIPDAFWWAVVSMTTVGYGDMVPTTIGGKIVGSLCAIAGVLTIALPVPVIVSNFNYFYHRETEGEEQAQYLNVTSVPKIDSEELKKSQSISTMSKSDYMEIQEAVNNSNEDFREENLKTGNCTLANTNYVNITKMLTDV